Proteins from a genomic interval of Halomonas alkaliantarctica:
- a CDS encoding substrate-binding periplasmic protein encodes MGVALITTIGSCSLSLHAMPLTINTEEYPPFNYSDDQGQIIGSATLLLRDALRQAGIEAYFRLLPWARAYTEARLKENHCVYSTTRTHEREALFHWVGPLVVNEWAAFSLAERGLSIDSLSGLDAWRVGSFREDAVGAYVASRGTDVLLAPTERENIARLEAGLLDVIVTGKATGEFMAQEHDIALAHLFTFYLAPLYLACHPSVSEALLARLQTQLDALHQEMQEGSQ; translated from the coding sequence ATGGGCGTCGCTCTGATCACCACTATCGGCAGTTGCAGTCTGTCACTTCATGCGATGCCGTTGACGATCAATACCGAAGAGTACCCACCGTTCAACTACTCGGACGACCAAGGACAAATAATCGGTAGTGCGACGCTACTACTACGTGATGCACTACGCCAAGCGGGCATTGAGGCTTATTTTCGGCTACTGCCTTGGGCGCGCGCTTACACCGAAGCACGCTTAAAAGAGAACCACTGCGTCTACTCCACCACCCGCACCCATGAGCGTGAAGCGCTATTTCACTGGGTGGGACCACTGGTCGTCAATGAGTGGGCTGCGTTTAGTTTAGCCGAGCGCGGGCTCAGTATTGACTCACTTTCAGGTCTTGACGCTTGGCGAGTGGGTAGTTTTCGGGAAGATGCCGTAGGCGCTTACGTTGCCTCTCGCGGCACTGATGTTCTACTGGCTCCCACGGAGCGAGAAAATATTGCGCGTTTAGAGGCGGGCCTGCTTGATGTCATTGTGACAGGCAAAGCAACCGGTGAATTTATGGCACAAGAACATGACATCGCTTTAGCGCATTTGTTTACTTTTTACCTTGCGCCGCTTTATCTCGCCTGCCACCCAAGCGTTTCTGAAGCACTGCTGGCGCGATTGCAAACGCAACTAGATGCCCTACATCAGGAAATGCAGGAGGGCAGCCAGTGA
- a CDS encoding GGDEF domain-containing protein has product MKSPRPRFPLSAPGKAPKKGSLTTKQALLTLLFAMLISGVAGSIELLSHATNMRQETEQRITQQLAVVNGAAAEAAFQLNPDLAHQIAYGLFSDNEVAWVSIRDDFGRSLAEFDSPERADSTWLSQYLFGDILHHQTALAYYIGSDMPEAIVGEIELTLAEGYLTQQFLARIYTVVGVSILEAFILSMLVVAFFHLFITRPLLKVHAAITQTDPNRPGQWPKPALRGHQHDELGHLVDSLDHLLKAFQQGLEQRDQLHHLSNIDGLTGVANRRQFDEFYQHQWRLAQQMQQPLSVIFIDIDNFKEFNDHYGHTMGDDTLRAVAKALNQCIDPARDLFARYGGEEFVCVLPGQDHDDAINIANCLREAVLSLAIPHAFSSTHSDLTVSMGVASMSPGFFISAEALIEHADQHLYHAKRLGRNRVETRKRPA; this is encoded by the coding sequence GTGAAGAGCCCCCGCCCCCGGTTTCCTCTCTCGGCCCCAGGCAAAGCACCTAAAAAAGGCAGTCTGACCACTAAGCAAGCGCTGCTCACACTGCTGTTCGCCATGCTGATTAGTGGTGTAGCAGGCAGTATTGAGCTTCTCAGCCATGCCACCAACATGCGCCAGGAAACCGAGCAACGCATTACTCAACAGTTGGCGGTTGTTAATGGCGCAGCAGCAGAAGCCGCTTTCCAGCTTAATCCCGACCTCGCCCATCAAATAGCCTATGGGCTATTTAGTGATAATGAGGTTGCCTGGGTATCTATTCGTGACGATTTTGGCCGTTCACTGGCTGAATTTGATAGCCCGGAACGGGCTGACTCGACCTGGCTCAGCCAGTATTTGTTTGGCGATATACTGCACCACCAAACCGCCCTCGCCTATTACATAGGCAGCGATATGCCGGAAGCGATCGTCGGCGAAATTGAACTAACGCTGGCAGAAGGATATTTAACCCAGCAGTTTCTAGCGCGTATTTATACGGTGGTAGGGGTAAGTATTTTAGAGGCGTTTATTTTAAGCATGCTGGTGGTGGCTTTTTTTCATCTGTTTATTACCCGCCCACTGCTTAAAGTCCACGCTGCCATTACTCAGACAGACCCAAATCGCCCCGGCCAGTGGCCCAAGCCAGCGTTGCGCGGCCACCAGCATGATGAGCTGGGCCATCTGGTGGATAGTCTGGACCACCTATTAAAAGCGTTCCAACAAGGGTTGGAGCAGCGTGACCAGCTCCATCATCTCTCCAATATAGATGGCTTAACGGGCGTGGCTAACCGCCGCCAATTTGATGAATTTTATCAGCACCAATGGCGCTTGGCGCAGCAAATGCAGCAGCCGCTATCGGTGATTTTCATCGATATCGATAACTTCAAAGAGTTTAACGATCACTATGGTCATACCATGGGTGACGATACGCTGCGTGCCGTGGCTAAAGCGCTCAATCAGTGTATTGATCCCGCCAGGGATTTATTCGCCCGCTACGGCGGCGAAGAGTTTGTTTGTGTACTGCCGGGCCAAGATCATGACGACGCGATCAATATTGCCAACTGCTTGCGCGAAGCCGTGCTGTCTTTGGCCATTCCTCACGCATTTTCAAGCACCCACTCAGACCTCACCGTTAGCATGGGTGTTGCCAGCATGTCGCCCGGTTTTTTCATTAGCGCCGAAGCGCTGATTGAGCACGCAGACCAACACCTTTACCACGCCAAACGACTGGGCCGAAACCGGGTAGAGACACGTAAACGCCCGGCATAA
- a CDS encoding BCCT family transporter has product MANHGGKSVFIASVVIIFGLVVVGASFPEGFANAAEGALTTVTGLFGWFYLFSVFGFVIFLFGLALSKYGKVRLGPQDSRPNYTFFSWISMLLAAGFGVGLVFYGMAEPMFHFIEPPYGDRTAETETAARYAIQYSYFNWGIHQWAAFSIVGLIIAYFQFRKGQAGLVSSVLSSITAKNPKIRPYASWLDVFAVVATVMGVATSLGLGVLQMNGGLNAVFGLPENGLWQFVILFVMFCAYMASTWSGLDKGIKRLSNLNMILCIGLMLYVLFTGPTVAILETITVGIGDYLQNFIGMSLRISPYSDNEWASSWTIFYWAWVIAWSPFVGTFIARVSRGRTIKEYVFGVLFVPPLLACLWIGVFGGAALHMELNGSDVGLAAATQDNITVALFEMFELMPYTGVLSVVAMMLIFIFLVTSADSASYIVAQMTDNGSINPPLYKRVIWGVLIAAICLTLIASGGLTGLQSASVLSALPFTFILYMMVFVLVQELRADRKAMLTQLYRRHGETPVGADAFEAELLGEEERLRRAPSVVNRRINS; this is encoded by the coding sequence ATGGCTAATCATGGAGGCAAGTCGGTATTCATCGCATCGGTGGTGATTATTTTTGGCTTGGTAGTTGTTGGAGCATCCTTTCCTGAAGGATTTGCCAACGCTGCAGAGGGGGCGCTGACCACTGTTACCGGGCTATTCGGATGGTTTTATCTATTTTCGGTTTTTGGTTTTGTGATTTTTCTGTTCGGTCTCGCGCTGAGCAAGTACGGCAAGGTACGCTTGGGCCCCCAGGACAGTCGCCCCAACTATACGTTTTTTTCGTGGATCAGCATGCTGCTGGCCGCAGGCTTTGGTGTCGGGTTGGTCTTCTATGGCATGGCGGAACCCATGTTTCACTTCATCGAGCCGCCCTATGGAGACAGAACCGCTGAAACCGAAACGGCAGCCCGCTACGCTATTCAATACAGCTACTTTAACTGGGGTATTCACCAGTGGGCGGCCTTCTCAATCGTCGGTTTGATCATTGCCTATTTTCAGTTTCGCAAAGGGCAGGCCGGCTTGGTTTCTTCCGTACTGTCCTCGATAACGGCTAAGAATCCTAAAATTCGTCCCTATGCATCCTGGCTGGATGTCTTTGCGGTGGTTGCCACCGTAATGGGTGTCGCTACTTCGCTTGGGCTGGGCGTGCTGCAAATGAACGGCGGTTTAAACGCCGTGTTTGGCCTGCCTGAAAACGGTTTGTGGCAGTTTGTGATTCTCTTCGTTATGTTCTGCGCTTATATGGCATCGACTTGGTCGGGCTTGGATAAAGGCATTAAGCGTCTTTCTAATCTCAATATGATTTTATGTATCGGGTTGATGCTGTATGTGCTGTTCACTGGTCCGACTGTGGCAATATTAGAAACCATCACGGTAGGCATTGGTGACTATCTGCAGAACTTTATCGGTATGAGCCTACGCATTTCCCCTTATAGTGATAATGAGTGGGCGAGCAGTTGGACGATTTTCTACTGGGCTTGGGTGATAGCCTGGTCACCGTTTGTCGGTACCTTTATCGCGCGTGTATCCCGTGGCCGCACCATCAAAGAGTATGTGTTTGGGGTGCTGTTTGTACCGCCGCTGTTAGCCTGTTTATGGATCGGCGTATTCGGTGGCGCGGCGCTGCATATGGAGTTGAATGGCAGTGACGTCGGCCTTGCAGCCGCGACCCAGGATAATATAACGGTCGCGCTGTTTGAGATGTTTGAGCTGATGCCCTATACGGGCGTGCTGTCGGTTGTCGCAATGATGCTGATCTTTATTTTTCTGGTTACGTCGGCTGACTCAGCTTCGTATATCGTGGCGCAAATGACCGATAATGGTTCGATCAACCCACCGCTTTACAAACGTGTCATTTGGGGTGTGCTGATCGCCGCTATCTGCCTGACGCTAATTGCCTCGGGTGGTTTAACAGGACTGCAGTCGGCGTCGGTACTTTCGGCACTGCCGTTCACCTTTATCCTGTATATGATGGTGTTTGTATTAGTCCAGGAACTACGTGCGGACCGCAAAGCCATGCTTACCCAGCTTTATCGTCGCCATGGCGAAACGCCTGTGGGCGCCGATGCCTTTGAAGCAGAGTTGCTAGGTGAGGAAGAGCGCTTGCGCCGTGCACCGAGTGTGGTCAACCGGCGCATTAATAGTTAG
- a CDS encoding AEC family transporter: MIGHILATLLPVFLIAGSGAVYGRYRTPDIRSLNTLNMELFVPLLVFAVLADRQAPLAEYAWLATAAVAVVLGSGVVLWPLAKWLKLDSKIFLPPMMFNNAGNMGVPLLVLAFGAEALPAAVVVFIVEMLLHFSVGLYMLNPRTSLWRMLRMPIVVASLTGLAVNISGLPLPSWLLEAMHMLGGVCIPLMLFALGVRLLEIDFSDWRTGILGAVLCPLSGLVIALPLMWLLPLNALQAAVLLVFAALPPAVLNYLVAEQYKLAPQKVASLVLIGNLGSLVVMPLILAAAFTWVYAPL, encoded by the coding sequence ATGATCGGACATATTCTGGCCACGCTACTACCGGTGTTTTTAATCGCTGGCAGTGGCGCCGTCTATGGGCGCTATCGTACGCCGGATATTCGTAGTCTCAACACGCTCAATATGGAGCTGTTCGTTCCACTACTGGTATTTGCCGTGCTGGCTGACCGACAAGCCCCGTTAGCCGAATACGCCTGGCTTGCTACAGCGGCGGTAGCGGTGGTGCTGGGGTCGGGGGTTGTGCTGTGGCCGCTGGCTAAATGGCTAAAGCTGGATAGTAAAATTTTCCTACCCCCGATGATGTTCAACAACGCGGGCAATATGGGCGTGCCGCTGCTGGTGTTGGCATTTGGTGCGGAGGCACTTCCCGCGGCGGTAGTGGTTTTTATCGTTGAAATGCTGCTGCACTTTTCGGTGGGGCTTTACATGCTTAATCCGCGCACTTCGCTATGGCGAATGCTGCGCATGCCGATTGTGGTGGCGAGTCTGACGGGCTTAGCGGTGAATATCAGTGGGCTACCGTTGCCAAGCTGGCTGCTGGAAGCGATGCATATGCTGGGCGGGGTGTGTATCCCACTAATGCTGTTTGCGTTAGGGGTGCGCCTCTTGGAGATCGACTTTAGCGATTGGCGTACGGGTATACTGGGCGCGGTGCTTTGTCCGCTTTCCGGATTGGTGATTGCGTTGCCGTTGATGTGGCTGTTGCCACTTAACGCGCTGCAGGCGGCGGTGCTGCTGGTATTTGCGGCGCTGCCACCCGCTGTGTTGAATTATTTAGTCGCCGAGCAGTACAAGCTAGCACCACAAAAAGTGGCATCGCTGGTGCTGATTGGGAACCTGGGTAGCTTAGTCGTTATGCCACTCATCTTGGCCGCGGCATTTACCTGGGTTTACGCGCCACTGTAA